The following are from one region of the Rosistilla carotiformis genome:
- a CDS encoding DUF1559 domain-containing protein: MQIKRRAFTLVELLVVIAIIGILVGLLLPAVQAAREAARRMQCGNNMKQLGLALHNYHDTHNTLPAGTWRLQGWGFSFYYSVLPYIEQGALYDSMTSSGDHPGYTGANAQNRDAVNGVTLSGFICPSNPMDPNKDVGGGAITTRPSYVGIAGAIDEDKTSSATPPQAGATGDTDGFQEQRNRNGSNCCNAQEMAGQMSAGGVFPTNKWLSFAKLTDGTSNVMMIGETSSWMYDNGIQMDSRTTHGWTMGTDGSGTTTNWNGPNSRQFNVTSIRYPIGTDTWALPGVGSNYGPNNPLLSAHPGGVQAVFGDGSVHFIAETIAMPIVKYLATRDDGEVVNGF, from the coding sequence ATGCAAATCAAGAGAAGGGCGTTCACTCTGGTGGAACTACTTGTGGTGATTGCAATCATCGGAATTTTGGTTGGCCTCTTGTTGCCAGCCGTGCAGGCAGCTCGCGAAGCGGCCAGAAGAATGCAGTGCGGGAATAACATGAAGCAATTGGGATTGGCATTGCACAATTACCATGACACGCACAACACCTTGCCTGCGGGAACCTGGAGACTTCAAGGTTGGGGTTTTTCGTTCTACTACAGCGTCTTGCCATATATTGAGCAGGGAGCACTTTATGACTCGATGACATCGTCGGGTGATCATCCTGGATACACCGGTGCAAACGCTCAGAATAGGGATGCCGTTAATGGCGTCACGTTGAGCGGGTTCATCTGTCCTTCAAATCCAATGGATCCCAACAAGGATGTTGGCGGAGGAGCGATAACGACAAGGCCGTCTTACGTTGGAATCGCTGGAGCGATTGACGAAGACAAAACGAGCAGCGCCACTCCGCCACAGGCAGGTGCGACTGGGGACACCGACGGTTTCCAGGAGCAGCGCAACCGAAATGGTTCCAATTGCTGTAATGCTCAAGAAATGGCTGGGCAGATGTCAGCTGGCGGCGTGTTTCCTACGAACAAATGGCTGTCGTTTGCAAAGCTGACCGACGGGACATCGAACGTCATGATGATCGGTGAAACCTCCTCGTGGATGTACGACAATGGGATCCAAATGGACAGCCGAACGACCCATGGATGGACGATGGGAACCGACGGGTCGGGGACCACAACTAACTGGAATGGTCCCAATTCTCGCCAGTTTAATGTCACGTCGATCCGTTACCCGATTGGCACCGATACTTGGGCACTTCCAGGCGTAGGCAGCAATTATGGGCCGAACAACCCCTTGCTCTCGGCGCACCCTGGAGGCGTTCAGGCCGTCTTCGGAGACGGTAGCGTTCACTTTATCGCTGAGACGATCGCGATGCCTATCGTTAAGTACTTGGCGACTCGAGATGACGGAGAGGTCGTCAATGGGTTCTAA